In Colletotrichum higginsianum IMI 349063 chromosome 3, whole genome shotgun sequence, a genomic segment contains:
- a CDS encoding PCI domain-containing protein, with product MFSRHSSRLPGQIARQAAVRHFSTGAALRQEIRDAYILSASRTPTAKFNGSFTNVSAPKLGAVAIKSALEKSKVPVEKISDVYMGNVLQGSVGQAPARQAVIFAGLPSSVEAITINKVCASGLKAVVFAAQNIQLGLADAQIAGGMENMTRVPYYVPRASNLPPFGHVKMEDGLLKDGLTDVYDQFHMGNCAENTAKKHEITREMQDQYAIQSYERAQAAWKANAFAEEIAPVTVPGKKGDTTIEADEGYLDVKFDRVPTLKPAFVRDGTGTVTAANSSTLNDGASALVLGSKEIAQQYGSGSRVLAKICGSADAAVDPVDFPIAPAKAVPIALKRAGITKDQVAVWEFNEAFAAVIKANEKILGLEGARVNPLGGAISLGHALGSSGSRILVTLLHQLKPGEYGVAAICNGGGAATAVVVQRVDKPPAPPSKYRLGVSRRGGAANLTEHALPLAPRTPKDPPHLTSSHLTLTWDFNHSLSTLITIRWGITHISRQHSPRIPTLSLAQLKSPRARTAAAPTMSLIIQFLTQIRTFVRAQNSDELRNWLLVEPTANQQYHALASELKTQFRSPSHANGGSGAGTSTALENTIEKCLPEEDDVPEGQGSPWPGFVTFMKDYMLFWRDVDYDDLLGAHTLLSGLVNSCSTAFAHPTYGGMLLKTAMSLCESLARLTMMLSRRPDLTRNIRNVDADDRKSIAESSAEIIQKIFTTCLTDRSSARYSKPEGKKVGVYMFANLVLKLLFACRRTHLAKQIFTNISTNSPPLSLYPASQRVTFLYYLGRFNLANCHFLRAALCLEEAYLQIPPPLTSHRALVLSYLIPSNLLLGRLPSQLLLSRPEASSLAPIYHPLAQSIRRGDFVHFQHALAQHEKYLFDKGLLLLLTHRLRPLLWRSLARKTFLLTYAPGPDDASSAATATATNRRAATLDLADLHATASYLQRRLEGYVPSKPPSSFSSASASPAFLAAVSHDAVSTLVPPPGGPRKLRPNEGLVWGNSPVEMDDIEMTVAALIQLGFMHGFVAHSQGRFAVMGATKKSPVLAGWPMPWAAVRERQYEEDLDLDHVPGWVKG from the exons ATGTTCTCGAGACATTCGTCGAGGCTCCCAGGCCAAATCGCACGGCAAGCGGCGGTCCGTCACTTCTCTACGGGGGCCGCGCTTCGGCAAGAGATCCGCGACGCATACATCCTCAGTGCGTCGAGAACGCCAACGGCAAAG TTCAATGGCTCGTTCACCAACGTCTCAGCGCCCAAGCTCGGCGCTGTCGCCATCAAGTCCGCCCTTGAGAAGTCAAAGGTCCCCGTCGAAAAGATCTCGGACGTGTACATGGGCAATGTGCTGCAAGGATCCGTCGGACAGGCGCCAGCTCGCCAGGCCGTCATCTTCGCCGGCCTCCCGTCGAGCGTCGaggccatcaccatcaacaaGGTCTGCGCCTCGGGACTGAAGGCCGTTGTCTTCGCCGCGCAAAATATTCAGCTGGGACTGGCCGATGCGCAAatcgccggcggcatggaGAACATGACGAGGGTGCCCTACTACGTGCCTCGCGCGTCCAACCTGCCGCCGTTCGGACACGTCAAGATGGAGGATGGTCTGCTCAAGGACGGCCTGACCGACGTCTACGATCAGTTCCACATGGGCAACTGCGCCGAAAACACCGCCAAGAAGCACGAGATTACCCGCGAGATGCAGGACCAGTACGCCATTCAGTCCTACGAGCGCGCCCAGGCGGCTTGGAAGGCCAACGCTTTCGCTGAGGAGATTGCTCCTGTGACCGTCCCCGGAAAGAAGGGCGACACCACtatcgaggccgacgagggtTACCTCGACGTCAAGTTCGACAGGGTTCCCACGCTGAAGCCCGCGTTTGTGCGTGACGGCACGGGTACCGTTACCGCGGCCAACTCTTCCACGCTGAACGACGGTGCAAGCGCGCTGGTCCTGGGTAGCAAGGAGATTGCGCAACAGTACGGATCGGGCTCCCGGGTGCTGGCCAAGATTTGCGGTTCGGCCGACGCTGCTGTCGACCCTGTGGACTTCCCTATTGCGCCGGCTAAGGCGGTCCCCATTGCGCTCAAGAGAGCGGGCATCACCAAGGATCAGGTTGCTGTCTGGGAGTTCAACGAGGCCTTTGCCGCCGTCATTAAGGCCAACGAGAAG ATTCTCGGACTGGAGGGTGCCCGCGTCAACCCCCTCGGGGGAGCCATCTCCCTCGGCCACGCCCTGGGAAGCTCCGGGTCGAGGATCCTGGTCACACTGCTGCACCAGCTGAAGCCGGGCGAATACGGCGTTGCGGCGATCTGCAACGGTGGCGGCGCAGCCactgccgtcgtcgtgcagCGCGTCGA CAAACCACCGGCCCCTCCATCCAAATATCGGCTCGGGGTCTCCCGGcggggcggcgccgccaaccTCACCGAGCACGCACTCCCCCTTGCTCCCCGCACACCGAAGGAtccacctcacctcacctcatcTCACCTCACCTTGACTTGGGACTTCAATCACTCACTGTCGACTCTCATCACGATCCGCTGGGGCATCACTCACATCTCACGCCAACACTCGCCCCGAATACCCACGCTATCATTGGCTCAACTCAAGTCCCCACGCGCGCGTACCGCTGCGGCGCCGACAATGTCCCTCATAATCCAATTTCTCACACAAATCCGCACTTTCGTCCGCGCCCAGAACAGCGACGAGCTCCGTAACTGGCTCCTCGTTGAGCCCACAGCGAACCAGCAATACCATGCTCTCGCCTCAGAGCTCAAGACGCAGTTCCGTTCCCCGTCGCACGCtaacggcggcagcggcgccggtACCAGCACGGCTCTTGAGAACACTATTGAGAAATGCTtgcccgaggaggacgatgtgCCCGAAGGCCAGGGCTCGCCTTGGCCGGGTTTTGTGACTTTCATGAAGGACTACATGCTCTTCTGGCGTGATGTCGACTATGACGACCTATTGGGCGCGCACACGTTGCTCAGCGGGCTGGTGAA CTCCTGCAGCACCGCCTTCGCTCACCCGACCTATGGCGGCATGCTCCTCAAGACGGCCATGTCCCTTTGCGAGTCCCTCGCGCGGCTGACCATGATGCTCTCGCGTCGCCCGGACCTGACGCGCAACATCCgcaacgtcgacgccgacgaccgcAAGTCCATCGCCGAGTCCTCGGCTGAAATCATCCAGAAGATCTTCACCACCTGCCTGACGGACCGCTCCAGCGCGCGGTACAGCAAACCAGAGGGCAAAAAGGTCGGCGTCTACATGTTTGCCAACCTGGTCCTGAAGCTGCTCTTCGCC TGCCGGAGAACGCACCTCGCCAAGCAAATCTTCACAAACATCTCGACAAACTCGCCGCCCCTCTCCCTCTACCCAGCCTCCCAGCGCGTCACCTTCCTCTACTACCTGGGCCGCTTCAACCTCGCCAATTGCCacttcctccgcgccgccctctgcctcgaggaggcctACCTCCAGATCCCCCCGCCGCTGACCTCCCaccgcgccctcgtcctctcctACCTGATCCCCAgcaacctcctcctcggccgcctgccctcgcagctcctcctctcccgccccgaggcctcctccctcgccccAATCTACCATCCGTTGGCCCAGTCCATCCGCAGGGGCGATTTCGTCCACTTCCAGCACGCCCTCGCGCAGCACGAAAAGTATCTCTTCGACAAgggccttctcctcctcctcactcACCGCCTCCGCCCTCTGCTCTGGCGCTCCCTCGCCCGCAAGACGTTCCTCCTGACCTACGCCCCGGGCCCGGACGATGCGTCATCTGCCGCGACAGCCACGGCCACGAACCGCCGCGCCGCGACTCTCGACCTCGCAGACCTGCACGCGACGGCTTCCTACCTCCAACGCCGCCTCGAGGGCTACGTCCCCTCCaagcccccctcctccttctcctcggcgtctgCGTCCCCGGCTTTCCTTGCGGCTGTGTCCCACGATGCGGTCTCGACCCTCGTGCCCCCGCCCGGCGGGCCCAGGAA
- a CDS encoding Ubiquitin-conjugating enzyme e2 2, with amino-acid sequence MSTAARRRLMRDFKRMQTDPPAGVSASPVPDNVMTWNAVIIGPADTPFEDGTFRLVMQFEEQYPNKPPAVKFISQMFHPNVYATGELCLDILQNRWSPTYDVAAVLTSIQSLLNDPNTGSPANVEASNLYKDNRKEYTKRVRETVEKSWED; translated from the exons ATGTCGaccgccgcccgccgtcgcTTGATGCGCGACTTCAAG CGCATGCAAACCGACCCTCCCGCCGGCGTCTCTGCCTCCCCTGTGCCCGACAACGTCATGACCTG gaacgccgtcatcatcggaCCCGCCGATACGCCCTTTGAAGACGGAACCTTCAGACTCGTGATGCAGTTCGAGGAACAATACCCCAATAAGCCGCCCGCGGTCAAGTTTATCAGCCAGATGTTTCACCCAAACGTCTACGCCACAGGAGAACTCTGCCTGGACATCTTGCAGAACAGATGGAGCCCTACATACGATGTCGCGGCGGTGTTGACGAGCATCCAGAG TTTGCTTAACGACCCAAACACCGGTTCCCCCGCGAACGTGGAGGCGTCGAATCTCTACAAGGACAACCGCAAGGAGTATACGAAGCGGGTTCGCGAGACGGTTGAGAAGAGCTGGGAAGACTAG